The Sesamum indicum cultivar Zhongzhi No. 13 linkage group LG6, S_indicum_v1.0, whole genome shotgun sequence genomic interval TGATTCCTGATCCAATAGAATCAGGTCCAACATACTTTACGAGGCAGTCCCCATCCACAAGAGATAACACTTCTACACTCCCACCATAGTTTTTAATGGCTGGTCTTAGGATGTCTAGATGGCTGTTCACTGCCTGCAGGTAGATGAACCAATGCATACAAGTTTATGCTATCTGATATATGCTTGTCTGATAAATAACATAACTTTTTCTACTGTAAACTCACCTCAACAGTAGTCTCAAGTATTTGCGCATCATATACTTGACGTATATCCTTGATGGCATCTCCAAATTTTTCCTTGAGAACTCTTTCAATTCCCATTGTCATGGTTGTTGATGAGCTTGGACAGTTTCCACACGCTCCTATTTGTTGGTAAAGCATAAATAAACCCTCGGATCATACTTGTCAAATGGATGTATTTTTATTCAGCACTAAGACTCGAGTTCCAGATAAACATAGAGAACTATGCTTCTTCCATGATGATGGAAGAAGtattactttataattaagttaCTAATAATACACTAAGaattaacatttataaaaaaccAAATAACCACATCAACAATGCGAAGTGTGACCAACATTTGTAAGCTCTATTGTTCGAACTCTAAGGCAGAGAGCTCTGGGAAAGTTCAAAGTCTGGCAGGCTTGTCCAGACTGAGCATAGCATGTTGTCACataaaatcacattttataCGAGCATGGGAGATCTTTTCTTGCAAATGGCCTATCAGCCCGTTACCCACTTGTCAAAGAATTCATCTATAAATAGGAACCATTCCAAACAACCGAATACCTTTTCATTTTAAGTTATCTAACCTATAATTCCTTTGTGTTACTAAAACCGTTGGGGATTTTCCATATTACCTACACCATGCCAAAAACCTCCAAATTCGTAAAACTGGGTACCCAAATGATTGAATAACAAGGCAACAATCCACGAGGCCacgatttttctttcttccatgTTGACATGCATCAACGACAAAGTAAACTATATATCATTGTATACCAAATAGGATCTTTTGGCCAGTTATGAGCACCATCTCAACATTGTAAGAACTAAAGGTTCCCGTAGAGCAACACAAATATAGACTCACAAACTAGTACAAGTTTACAAGATATATCAGAACGCAAAAGGTAAAGGTGATAAGGGAAATAAGAATCTACGAGTGGACGAGAGCCTAATGAGAATATCATTCCAGGTTTTAATCCAGGCACAAGCCCACTGGCGTTTTTATGTCCGGACTCTAGATGTTATGTAATTACTAATATCTCGAGATCTGCGTACAGAAGGCTCTTCGACAGAGGAGTTCCCAAATCCAAGTAGTTTAACCATTCAATTTACTCTATACATCAGAAAACCTACGGAAATCTTCCTTACAACCagaaaatacttaattattcCATAACAATAAGATGTAATATATGCCACTTCACAAATCCAGCAGCAGCTTGGATAACCAGAAACGACTGAACAGGTGAAGAACGAACAAGTATAAGAAAGAATGGGGCTTACCTTGGAGCTTGAGCGACACGACTCCGTCTTCAACCGATACAACATCGACGTTTCCACCGTCAGCTATGAGGTAAGGACGGACGTTATCTAGCACCTTGTCTACGTTCTCTGAGGTGAGGTCGAACTGGTCGGCAGAGTACAATCCAGGCGCTGAGGCTTTTACAAGGTTGAGT includes:
- the LOC105163018 gene encoding nifU-like protein 1, chloroplastic, translated to MASMAATRSFAFCLSSRCPNTKSAQSQSFVHLNFRLMKQNHRKLNLVKASAPGLYSADQFDLTSENVDKVLDNVRPYLIADGGNVDVVSVEDGVVSLKLQGACGNCPSSSTTMTMGIERVLKEKFGDAIKDIRQVYDAQILETTVEAVNSHLDILRPAIKNYGGSVEVLSLVDGDCLVKYVGPDSIGSGIKAAIKERFPDIANIEFTN